Genomic segment of Primulina tabacum isolate GXHZ01 chromosome 11, ASM2559414v2, whole genome shotgun sequence:
TCAATCTATTTCAATACAGGAAGTTACTTAACCAGACATTCATAAAATATTGTGAATGTGAAAAGAAAGATAACTCAATCACCTTATTCCCtcaaaaagattaaaaaaaatatatatcaaagaTTTACAGAGACCAAAGGAAAAAGTCCAACCTCAAACACAAACATATTCTCCTTGTAGTTTGCAGCATGACCTGATGTTTCCCAGAGTTGCATATTATACATGTTTGGAGACCATACCTATCAAAATAAGGAAACAAGTTGCAACAAAATGATAAGCATGCATAGTTCCTCGTAGTCTCAGGGAAAATTGCATTATTTACCTCTTCATAACCTCGCTTCCAATATTGACTTCTTATAAATTCCAGTAACTTGTTGCAAACTCGAGCACCATGAGGTAGGAAGAAACAACTTCCAGGGCTAAATAGCAGAAAATAAATATCTAATAGAAGTTATGAACTTACCCCCCGCATATTTGCAGTAAGCTAGGTGTCTCAAATTCTTACCTGAGAGGGTGAAAAAAGAAAAGCTCTTGCTTCTTGGTGAGCTCTCGATGGTCATATTTCTTAGCTTCTTCCAGCATGGCTTTGTACTCCTGCAAGACTTGACCATAAGAAAATCACTGAAAGGATGATGGTCTAATGCAAATAACAGGTATCTTGTATGCTAGCCATTAAGAGACAGAGGCAAATGTCACCTTCAAACGTTTTTGGTCTGGAAAAGATATTCCGTAAACTCTTTGCAAGCTTTCGCGATCTTTATTTCCACGCCAATATGCAGATGATGCCTAATATACAAAAAAAGATTAACTTTAATCTTGATGAATGTGGATATTCTCCTAGCTAATATTGTCAGATCTCACCTTCAAACAACTAAACGCTTTCACAAAAGATGTGTTGGGTATGTGGGGTCCACGACATAGATCAACCAAGGGACCACATCGGTATACGGTGATAGTTTTATCCTCAGGTAAATCCTTGATAATTTCAACCTGATAAAAAATGAGAGAAGATATAACGTGTATTTTCAAATACATATTGAATCAAAAACTAAAACATTGGCACAATCTATGACAACTTGCAAGTTTATAGACCTTGAATAGATTGTCTGAAAACATGTCAAGAGCTTGATCCCTTGTAACTTCAATGCGTTCAAATGGTTGTTTTTCCTAATGCACAAGGAACAGTATAGAACACTGAAAATACCATGAACAAGTGATGAAAACTGGTAATTTTTAGGTAGAGCAGAATTAAATAGAACTCACAAACACAgtcacacacacatgcagataGAGAGCTGCAGGTAACATAAACCTATCTGTGTTACCATTAAGAGAAGCCAGGTGTGATTTACAACCACATAGGCACTAAGATTAAACTATACCcgatttcaaaaaataaaaagaaacataCATCAACTGCTTTCTTTGCCGCAGCTTCAATCTGCTTAAAGTGGTCTTCATTTAAGCCAATATCACCATAAAACGCATCATAATAAAAACCCTGCAAGTCATACAACCGATTCAAAACAATTTACTAATAGTTTGTATGATATTTGAGAGCGAGGAAGCCACTGGGGGAGCCAGGGGTGACCAATGGAGATGGTCACACACAGCTTAAATTTTTACATGAGCATGAATAAACATGTACTGTTGGTCCCTTAATTAGCAAAATCATTTGGTTTTTAATAAAGACTCCAATCAAAGCAGAGACTTTTGTAACCGTATATCATATTCAAATAAGGCGTGTGAGGAAAAGTTAAACAAAGAAAATCTAAAACGACCATTTCTTTCTAAAAACTTCAGATTCAACTATCAAGGTAAGatatcaagaataaaggtaTCACCTCGCCTCTCGTTGTACATGGTCCTATGCATAATCTACACCCATACGTCTGCTCCAAAGACTACAAAAGAAACCATCAATGAATCATTATTACAATCACGAgtaaaaacaaacaaatataCAAAGTATGCATTTCAAAAGGATTGACAAGATCACATAGGAGAAATAGCAAATCCTACCTCGCCGAGAATATGAGCACTCGAATGCCAGAAAGTATCCCGGCCTTCATCACTGTCAAAGGTGAAGAGCCCAAGCTTACAATCCCCTTCCAACGGCCGGCTCATATCCCACAAAACCCCATCCACTTTCGCAATCAGTGCACTGGACGCCAAGCTCTTCGATATCTCCTTGGCAACATCGTGAGGCGTCGTACTCCACTTCTTCCCTTCTTTCACTTTCCCATCCGGTAATGTAATCCTAATTTAAGCCAagaacaaaaaattaaaaagaactCAGGAAAATGATCAAGAAATGAAAATCCAATGACGGGTTTTACCGGATAAGGTCGGAAGAAAGGGTGAGGCGATTGATGTTTTGCTGATTTTGGATGGCTTGGAAAAGTTCGATGCGCCTGTTGATGACAGTTTGGAGATATGCTTCATCCCTCATGAAAGTAGGTGACGCAGGGCTTGAGTTAGGCTTGAATTTAGGGTCGGCCGCGGAATCACCCATTGGGAAAAAAAGCGGCggcggctgcggctgcggcggcggctgcggctgcggcgaCGGCGGGTGGATATACAGCCGTAGAGTGAGTGACGACTGTCGAGGCAAGGGTTTTAGCTTGCAGTGTGCGGTAACATGCAATTTGATAGAACTGAGGCGCAATGGGAATGTGACCGTTGAAGGGAAATTTGGGGAAAAGGAGTGGATTGTGaagtatttaaaaataatgatcTAAATCAATTTacttatatgtttttatattttaagtgtaaatatataattaaatttgattacatacatacatttattttaaaCACGTAATTAATTATCATCAGTCGACTCAATCTAAATCCTTTCCAGTCGACCTCCTTTTCATTTACTTTCCGATTACAATTCTCAACACAAATCGACGCAGTAGCTAAAAATAATCTGATAATATTAACGTTTATTTCGATTTAGTATTTATTTTCATTGGTCGATCGACtgattgaagaaaaaaatttcgATCACGTTTTGGTCGACCCAAGCGTGAGTCGACCAAGCTTAGATAGATCATCTATCAATGGTCGACCAAAGACCAAACAATGGTCCACCATTGTTTGATCGACCAATGGTCGACCATTGCTTTGGTCAAACCAAAGCTGCTTCTTTGGTCGACCAACAATGGTCTTAAGACCAATTGTTGGTCGACCAAAGAAGCAGCTTTGGTCCACCAAAACAACAGCTTTGGTCCACCAAATCACCAATTGTTTGGTCGACCAAAGCAGTTGCTTTTGGTCGACCAACACAATGGTCGACCAAAACAATGGTCGATCAACAATGGTCGACCATTGTTGATTGTTGGGTCTATCCAAATTTGACGCTTTGATCGACCAAAAAATAGCGTAGGTCACCCACGTTGTCGATCCAATGACAGCTCCAATACATTGGGTCGATCATGGTCGattaaattgattttgggtCGATATATCTCGATTTTGGGAAAAAGACTCGTAAATTTTAATTGAAGGAAGATGTGTGTCGACAGAGAATAAAAAGAAgggaaaaattaataaaattaaagagTTTAATTGCAGTTAATGTAATACTCAAAAGTCAACTCattgtttcttaaaaaaaaagtcagagtccttattttttaaatatttctaTCTCACTCCTACTTTTTTAACGGCCCCCGTTGAAAGGTATTgtaattattttcaaataaaaacattaaagttgtcaaaattttaaaaaatcaaattgtaattgaaatttaataagacaactaaaataataatataataaaattataaaaccaaaaatataaattttcctTAAATCTAGATAACttatttgtaaattttaaatcttcttcaaaaaatttctaaaatattACACAAAGTATTGGTATCAAATTTCGACAAGTATTTATGGTCTGAACGAGATATTGGGTTCGAGATTTGAGGAGACATACTCCACTGACAAAAATGGAGAGTTCTGTGAGTTAAAGTGTTATAATATCATAAGAGATGTGATTGCACgtccaaaaaaataatatatgaaccttacaatatatatatatttaagaaataaaatataatataattaaaaaaatttataaattttttaaattgtttcttttttaaaaaattattttttaatactaaaaacctaatttatcaaaatttagtaactttatttttaatttcatcttgataaattttatatttttccatttcataaaaaattatttaataatttttttatatgttcaaaaataattatattatttttaattataaaaaaatccaaattagaTTTAATTTTTTCCAAACACCATATTGAAATTCCAATTccatttatttaaaatacaaacattattttttatgcattcAAGCACAATGTTGAAGTTTTTCTTTGTGCGGGTTATATAGTCATAGGTTCCTTTTGgcgttttaattaaaatagatAATTTCATTacttattattaattaattaattgattattaaTATAATCTTCATTCATAGTgaacgaaaaaataaaaaagataaaacaattatgttttgaaatatattttaaaaaatatttccttATCAAATACAACAGAAAAAATCAGTCTGAAAATGAATTACAAAGTTCAAAATCCTCATTATTAACCTTATTTTGCTGGTTATGTCATAAAAGTTGTCAAATTATTAATGATTACTTTACATTCACGTCATCAAGTATTTGACACTTACTTTTTTtgacatttaataatttttgctTCAGTTTTAAATACGTAAAATAAAAAAGAGTTTAATGAAAATAACCcagttattaattttttttgtctcTGTCCAAAATTTGAACATTTCTCAGTTTTGGACTCGAGCACGATGAACCTGAAACTATGATCGCTCAAGCTCAGAGATAGCTGCGGCAAGTGTTGAGAGAATTGGAAATTTCTGTCGCAAAGGATAGTCAACATACATTAAATTAATGGATGTTTGGtgttgattaattaaataacgaGTCGTATTTTGCATTCTCAGCAGATGGAAGAAAATTTCCTACACGCGATTTCACATTTACGAGGAGCTCTAAAGCTCCCTCTCCTCATTCTGAAATCATACTTTTTTTCGAGTTTTTTCTCgtattataatatttgtgaggtattTGTTCTCctatattaagagagtgtgtatGTTCTCTTTGGAGTAGAgtggttgtacaccataaaatattataatagaaTTTTTTTCATCTTGTCCGTAGTTTTTACCCCAATAATTTGTAGGGGTTTTTCatgtaaatctcggtgtccagtttattttttgttttcatatattattatatCGAATTTCCGCGGGTGGGACCAACATCTTCTTTAAGAAAAATGGTGTCAAATCTTTGAGAGTTCATCAATAGTCAATTGCTATGAGCGAAGATTTTGTTTTAGATTTTTTCTTGATCTGGTGAAAGTTCGAGTCAAAACTTGAAGATTTGGCCATCGTATCTTGGTACAAATTGGTTACATAACAAATAAAGAAGTAATAAAGACTTTAGTGTTCTGTGTTTGTTTTTCCATTTCTTGGGATTGTATTTTGGTAGCAGAAAGTTTAGTCCAAATCATCTTTTTCGTTATATGTTTTCCAAGTGTGGAGATGTACCTCGACGGGGCTAAGATTCTGGTCTTGTAAGATACAAGAAGACCCACGAAAGTCCTTTTGGCATCGATTCAATCTACTAAAAGGCAGCCAACCACAGGAGAGTGATTCTAAATATAAGCACTAATTAATGTTGTCCAAAACCAGGTACTGTTTTATATcgaagtgtgcatcataatttCCTCAAGAGAGCCTTCGAGTTGGCAGCGGTCAAGAGTTCGATTCCCTCTGTCAACCTTCTCGAACGAGTTTGTCGCCATGATATGGCCCAGATATGGATGTATTCAAGGGCTATACTGGGTTGTAGTCTAAtgcttctattttttctttGATTACCCAAGTAAAAAGCCAATCTCAGGCCTTGCCTCTTGCATACGTTGTTTCTCATTTTATGCGATTCAGAATTCACCCGAATAGCAATCAAATACAGATACGTCTATTTTTTGTTCGATTGGTACTTGGGTTGAAGCGTTCTGGTGGATAAACCTAAATACATTAATTATTTTCTATCTTGTTTTGGCACAATCACTTCACAAATTaatatattgaaattttttCTGAATATTTGCTCAAGTGTAATAGTTGATGTTGCTTAGATTCCAGCCGATCAAGGCCTATTTTCTGAATATTAATGCAGGTTTTGCAATAGTAGATTTTGCTGGAAGTGCTTTAATTTCATTTATTAAAAGAAACTTGGTCTCTAAACCTGATAGTAATATGCTGTCAATTTGCTTGGATGGTATACATTCGGAGAGCTTGCTAGCTATTTCTTGAACAATGAAATTTTAATTTGTTATTTCTGCTCAATTATTCATTGTTTGGATCACATTaactaaattatattatattataatttataagtGTTTGGGAAAAACGAAAACTTCAAGTCGTTTTTCATTGTTGTATTAATCTGAAGTCATGAAATTCTCAAATGAGTTTTAAAATAGATTGTATTGAAAACCATTTAGATTGCTTGTTTGTTATTGCTTGAATATTTGTTGATGAATAATTGATTGATTATTGCTTGAATATTTGTTGATGAGTCCTTGATTCTtgaattttgattatttgttgtcGAGTCATTGATTGactattatttatttgatcgttattttattacttttttttgGGATATGAACATATAAGAAAgacacatatatattttttttttaaagaagcgAGATCAGTCAAGCTAATGAAAGCACCTCAATTCCTACGGCCTCTATAATGCAACGTCAACTcaatgaaaattttcaaattcaacaatATCCAAATTCCTTTGACTTTCTCTCCTCGAGACAATCATCGGCCATCCTCTATTTGTATTGAACGTCGATATCTAagtaaaaaaacatatatgtgAATATCATGTTAATGTACAAGATGAGATAATACGTTCATATCTAAATATGAGGCCTAATCAACCGGATATGTTGGAGTATTCCGATACAAAATTTGAAAACCAGAATCGTGGGTTTcagaaaaaatgtttttaaaatttcattggTTGGAGTATTTGCCttcaacaaataaaaaatattgtttatattgtttttttCCTGAATGACGTTAGTTCATCTAATATATCGAAGCTGCTTAATGAAGAATTTGACAATTGAAAAATggtaaacaaaagaaaaaaattgtgtttttCTTGCTCATATTGGTTCTGCAGCTTCTTCACCTCATATTATATGTGAGAGAAGGGCTAAAAATTTGATTAATAATGTGTGCACGATTTAAAgaagaaaaagagaaaaatcgtTTGTGTTTGAGGATCGCATTTGTAGTTGTTCACTGGCTAGAATTTCAAGGTTGTATCTTTAGATATAACGATGAAGCTCTATTTTCATCTAATAAtggaaattttcttgaattggtTAAGACTTTTGCAAAAATAGAGTATAGAAATTGATGATGGTGTACTTGAAAATGCTATAAAAATGCCCAATATCACTCTAGAAATTCATAAGTGATTTTACATATAATGACCAATAGAGAACGATGGATGGTTCGTGAAGTTGTAGATAAATGCTTCTGTATTCTTGTTGAGAAAGCACGAGATATATCTAAGCAA
This window contains:
- the LOC142517897 gene encoding threonine--tRNA ligase, mitochondrial 1-like, translating into MGDSAADPKFKPNSSPASPTFMRDEAYLQTVINRRIELFQAIQNQQNINRLTLSSDLIRITLPDGKVKEGKKWSTTPHDVAKEISKSLASSALIAKVDGVLWDMSRPLEGDCKLGLFTFDSDEGRDTFWHSSAHILGESLEQTYGCRLCIGPCTTRGEGFYYDAFYGDIGLNEDHFKQIEAAAKKAVDEKQPFERIEVTRDQALDMFSDNLFKVEIIKDLPEDKTITVYRCGPLVDLCRGPHIPNTSFVKAFSCLKASSAYWRGNKDRESLQRVYGISFPDQKRLKEYKAMLEEAKKYDHRELTKKQELFFFHPLSPGSCFFLPHGARVCNKLLEFIRSQYWKRGYEEVWSPNMYNMQLWETSGHAANYKENMFVFEVEKQEFGLKPMNCPGHCLIFDHRVRSYRELPLRLADFGVLHRNEASGALTGLTRVRRFQQDDAHIFCRESQIKDEVKGVLEFIGHVYKIFGFTFDLKLSTRPEKYLGDILTWEKAEAALAEALNESGKPWEINEGDGAFYGPKIDISVSDAMRRKFQCATLQLDFQLPARFNLSYSAEDETKRERPVMIHRAILGSVERMFAILLEHYKGKWPFWLSPRQAIVCPVSDKSQAYALQVHDRIHDAGFYVDVDTSDRTINKKVREAQLAQYNYILVVGEKEVGTGQVAVRVRDNNDANLKSIEDLVNHFKDEVAAYR